One segment of Enterobacter ludwigii DNA contains the following:
- the kefC gene encoding glutathione-regulated potassium-efflux system protein KefC — protein sequence MDSHTLIQALIYLGAAALIVPVAVRLGLGSVLGYLIAGCVIGPWGFRLVTDAEAILHFAEIGVVLMLFVIGLELDPRRLWKLRASVFGGGALQMVACGLLLGGFCILLGMDWKVATLIGLTLALSSTAIAMQAMNERNLTVSQMGRSAFSVLLFQDIAAIPLVAMIPLLAASGASTTMGAFALSALKVVGALALVILLGRYVTRPLLRFVARSGLREVFSAVALFLVFGFGLLLEEAGLSMAMGAFLAGVLLASSEYRHALESDIEPFKGLLLGLFFIGVGMSIDFGTLVTHPLRILILLVGFLVIKMGMLWLIARPLKVPNKQRRWFAVLLGQGSEFAFVVFGAAQMANVLDAEWAKALTLAVALSMAATPVLLVVLARLEKTGSEQEREADEIDEEQPRVIIAGFGRFGQIVGRLLLSSGVKMVILDHDPDHVETLRKFDMKVFYGDATRVDLLESAGAAKAEVLINAIDDPETSMQMVELVKEHFPELTIISRARDVDHYIRLRQAGVEAPERETFEGALKSGRMALENLGLGAYEARERADLFRRFNTEMVEEMVAMAGSTATERAAVFKRTSAMLTEIINEDRNHLSLIQRHGWQGTEEGKHTGDPADEPESKPSA from the coding sequence ATGGATAGCCATACGCTGATACAGGCGCTGATTTACCTCGGCGCGGCTGCGCTGATTGTACCCGTGGCGGTACGTCTGGGGCTGGGTTCGGTGCTGGGTTACCTCATTGCCGGCTGTGTCATTGGACCGTGGGGCTTCCGTCTGGTGACCGATGCCGAGGCGATTCTCCATTTCGCTGAGATCGGCGTCGTGCTGATGCTGTTTGTAATTGGCCTGGAGCTGGATCCCCGGCGGTTATGGAAACTGCGCGCTTCGGTATTTGGTGGGGGAGCCTTGCAGATGGTGGCCTGTGGTCTGCTGCTGGGCGGGTTCTGTATCCTGCTGGGCATGGACTGGAAAGTCGCGACACTCATCGGCCTGACGCTGGCACTCTCCTCGACGGCCATTGCCATGCAGGCAATGAACGAGCGCAACCTGACGGTCTCTCAGATGGGGCGCAGCGCGTTTTCGGTGCTGCTGTTCCAGGATATTGCCGCCATCCCGCTGGTGGCGATGATCCCGCTGCTGGCCGCAAGCGGTGCCTCAACGACCATGGGAGCTTTTGCGCTTTCTGCGCTGAAAGTGGTTGGTGCCCTGGCGCTGGTTATTCTGCTTGGCCGCTACGTGACCCGTCCGTTGCTGCGCTTTGTCGCTCGCTCCGGCCTGCGTGAAGTTTTCAGTGCCGTTGCGCTGTTCCTGGTGTTTGGCTTTGGTTTGCTGCTTGAGGAAGCCGGCCTATCGATGGCTATGGGGGCGTTCCTGGCAGGGGTGCTGCTGGCCAGCTCTGAATATCGCCATGCGCTGGAAAGTGATATCGAGCCGTTTAAGGGATTATTGCTGGGGCTGTTTTTCATCGGCGTGGGGATGTCTATCGACTTTGGCACGCTGGTAACGCATCCGCTGCGGATCCTCATCCTGCTGGTCGGTTTCCTGGTCATTAAGATGGGCATGCTGTGGCTGATAGCGCGTCCATTAAAGGTGCCCAACAAGCAGCGTCGTTGGTTTGCCGTACTGCTGGGGCAGGGGAGTGAGTTTGCATTCGTGGTCTTTGGCGCGGCGCAGATGGCCAACGTACTGGATGCTGAGTGGGCGAAAGCGCTGACGCTTGCCGTCGCACTGTCGATGGCCGCAACGCCTGTTCTGCTGGTGGTGCTGGCGCGTCTGGAAAAAACGGGGAGCGAGCAAGAACGCGAAGCCGACGAGATCGACGAGGAGCAGCCCCGGGTGATCATCGCCGGGTTTGGTCGCTTCGGGCAGATCGTGGGCCGTTTGCTGTTGTCGAGCGGGGTCAAAATGGTGATCCTCGACCACGATCCCGACCATGTTGAGACCCTGCGGAAATTCGACATGAAAGTGTTTTACGGGGATGCGACCCGTGTCGATCTGCTGGAATCCGCCGGGGCGGCGAAAGCGGAAGTGTTGATTAACGCGATCGACGATCCGGAGACCAGCATGCAGATGGTGGAGTTGGTCAAGGAACACTTCCCCGAGCTGACCATTATCTCTCGCGCCCGCGATGTGGATCACTACATCCGGCTGCGTCAGGCAGGTGTGGAGGCGCCAGAGCGTGAAACGTTCGAAGGTGCGCTCAAGTCTGGCCGGATGGCGCTGGAAAATCTGGGGCTAGGGGCCTATGAAGCCCGTGAACGTGCGGACCTGTTCCGCCGCTTTAACACCGAGATGGTGGAAGAGATGGTGGCGATGGCGGGCAGCACAGCCACCGAGCGTGCAGCGGTGTTTAAACGCACCAGCGCGATGCTGACGGAAATCATTAACGAGGACCGCAATCACCTGTCGCTTATCCAGCGTCACGGCTGGCAGGGCACGGAAGAGGGCAAGCATACCGGCGATCCGGCGGACGAACCGGAGAGTAAACCTTCCGCGTGA